TTTTGGGTCAAATCTTCAAGATCTTCTACCACATTCCCTAGACCCTCGACACCCGTTGCAAGACGTTTGACCGCCTGATCAAGGGTATTATCAAAGGATACCAGTGACTGGTTTAGGCTACTTTCAACAGAGCTACCAAAACTATCAAAGCTTTTCACTAATACATCGCTGACTTCTGTTAGATACTCTTGCATCTCTGCCTTCACTTGATTAAGCGCGGTTGTCATACCTTGCATATCATTAAGCATTTGACTGCTCATGCCTGCCTCAGATTTTGATTGCTGAATGAGACCCTCGAGTGTTTTGATGGCAAGATTAACGCTATTTTGAGAGTTCTTATAATCTCTGACCAACTCAATCAAGTTGCTGCTGGCGTTAGTCATATTGATTGAGGTGGTATTAACCTGTGCAATAAGTTCTGAGGATTTTTCAGTAACCGTACTCAGCGAACTACCCGCTGTCGTAAACTGCTCGGACGCTCTGCGCATTTTTTCTGCGCCCTCGTTCATACCAGTGATACTGTCTGTAGTGACTTTAGACAGTTTCTGGATATTCTCTTTATGCATTTGAACGGCGTCTTGGCTGTGCGCTATCAGCTCTTTAATCTCGCCACCTAAGTTATCAATGAGCGTTGTTGACTGCTCGTGCAGTTTTTGTTGGTTGTCTGATATTAGGCGATCTTGCTCGATGCACTGTTCGGCAACATTTGCCAGCAGACCTGACATGGAGGCGCCCAAATCTGAGACGAGCTCTGACATCTTACTATTTAGCTGTTCTGCAGCTTGTAATCCTTGCTCACTCATCTTGGCGGAACCTGTAGATAGGTTTTCTACCATATCGTTCATTTGAGCTGCCATCTCATTTTGCTTTTGATGGATACTCTCCATCATGTTTGTCATTTGCGTCTCTAGCGTCTTCGTTGATGTTTCACTATTGACTTGCATATCTGTAATGAGCTGAGAAAACCCTGACTGCATCTCACGCATAGCGGTGACAGACTGCGTCATCATCTCACTCATGCCATTCATTTGACTGCCAAATGTCGTTTCAAGCTTACTCATAAAGGCGGTCAACACATCAGTCATTAGTTCCTGTACTGCTGATCCTTGATCGCCACTCACTTGCTGCACGCTCGAGGCAATCTTATCTAAAGGACCTTGCAGATTATCGGTAATAGACTCGCCAATCTGGGTTGCCATCGACTGACTGGTTTGCGCATAAGACTCACTTAAATGAGTCGCAAAAGCTGTCTGATTCTTTTTATTCTCATCAACCAGATTGGTCATCATGACCTTTAGCTCATTTACTAGACTGTCTTTGAGCTGGCGAGCATTGGCTTCGTTTGCTTGCGACGATTTTAATAGTTTGGCTAAATATTCCTCACCGCTGTCATCAGGAATAAAGGCATTATCAATAGCTGTGTTTAACCGCTGTAATTGCGCGTAGCACTGTCTCAGCCATGACTTTTCACGCCATGTGATAAGCATAGCGACCAGAATAGCCAATCCAGACGCCATGAATGCCTCAGCAACGCCAGTCAGTAGCAGATTTAGACTGTCTTGAACCGTGTCAGGACTGCCAGCAGGATCAAAGGCTAGTAGACCGATGAGCAAACCTGCAAAGGTAACAATAATACCGACACCTGTAATCATGCCGGGCAAATGCTTATAAAACTCTACCTTTAATGGTACATCTACGACGATGGATTCTGTAAAAAACGCTTCACTTGGTACGGTTGCATGTGAGTGAACAACCCTATCTTCCCCATCTACAGTCTCATAAGTATCATGGAAGGTTTTTTTGTAATTCGACCAAGCCTGTCTTAATGACAAATGACTACTAAACTTCTCATCTAATAAACCCTTATTTATTCCAGATTGATCATCAATGGCTTCTAGTTCATCGGCGACTTGTGATAGCTTATTATTTAATGCTCTTGCAGGTCTTAAATAATTAAAGAAAAATCTAACACCTACATAACTAACAAAAATCAGAATTAATGTTGGGAACAAATAATACTCTTGCGAGACTTGCGCTATTTTTAACCAATTTAAATCCATCGATACCATCCGTCTAATCACATAATAGCTTGAACGCTTTTATAGTCATTCCGTTTTATTTGACTACAGTAAAACCAGAATTAGCTCAATAAAAAGACCGCCATCAAAGTTTCATGACAGCGACCCACATCTTCAATTACAAGCTGTAACTCATAAAAACACAATGGTAACATGAACAAATGACTAGAAAATGATTGAAAAAAATAGTATTTAGGAAATAGAAGATAGTTCTGAGGGTTTATGATTATGGTAGAGAGGGAGTAGTAGACATCATACTCAATGATAATTATGAAATCTAGGTACCTTTTATAAGGCAGATATAGGTAATTTGACTCTGATGATGTTTAGCGAATTTGGAGGTCTTACCCGTATTATTAAAGTTGAAAGCGTTTCAAGTCAGGATATAACTGCCTAGTCAAATCATAAATCTCATCTTCTGCCGCAATACCTTTTTTATCAGGATTTGGATAAAGAGCAGCAGTAAGAATCAATCGAGGAAGCTGCAAATACTCAGCAAACACTCTCTCCAGCTCTTTTCTTAGAAATTCAAACCAAAAAGTAGTAATTTCTGCGGGTGTATGAGGGTCAGGTATCACATACGTAAATAAATCTGCATTAAGACAATACTGCATACGGAACGACGCTGCCATACGATCATGCAACCACTGCAAAGTTCTATGATCAAAACTTACAAGCCCATCACGCAAGTCACTCAACTCTGTACGAACATTAACCACGGCTTCAGCTTCACGATGCTTAGCACTAGCAAAGTCAATGATGATTCGTAATGCTTCTCTATAGCAATCATGTTGGATCCATCCGATACGGGTAGAATCACCGTGAAAATAGTCACTAACTATCATTACCAAGTCTCATTAATAAAATTCTAGTCTTATTATTGCAAGTGATAAGATGCTGTATCACCTCATTCAAAGCAACTAAACCTTTAAATCTTCTAAGATAGCGCTATAATTGCACATTAGCCTGCTTATTTACACCCGTAATTCATCTACAGAGACAACCATGGCATTTAACCAAACCCAGTTTTTTGAAGATTTAGAAAAATTAACCACCAAAGTCATTGTTAAGAATAAAAAAGACGACTTTATATACGATTTTCTAACGCTGCTAGATGTCTCAAAATCTACGATAACCTCACTTAAAAAGAATGACGGTCGTTTTAACGTCGCAGCCAATCCTGAGGCTGGCGAGGTTGCCAATAAGCATCGTATCTACTTTAAGCCTGTAGATGAAGATCAAGACCTTGCTAAAGCACTAAGTAAGGTGATGAACAGCCCAATCATCAACCAGCACAAAATCCGTATGGTGATGGTAACGGACTTCAACACCGTACTGATTAACGACACTAAGTATGATGAGACGCTTGACTGCGACTTTACCGATCTTTATAAAAACTACCATTTCTTATTGCCACTTGCCGGCCTAGAGCGTGCACGTGAGTACTCAGAGCACCCTGCTGATGTACAAGCGTCAGAGAAAATGGGTCGCTTGTTTGACCATATCCGCAAGCTTAACGAGTTTAATACTGCTGATGACTTACATGCTCTCAATATATTTTTGACGCGACTACTATTCTGCTTTTATGCTGAAGATACGGGTATTTTTAAAGCAGACCAGTTCTATGACGTGATTGATAGAACCACCAATATAGATGGCAGTGACGTCGATAGCGTCTTGTATGAGCTGTTTGAGGTTTTAGACTTACCTGAGTTTAGCACCGAGCGCGATGCCAAGCCCACTCACCTAAGCGCATTCCCCTATGTGAACGGCAGCTTGTTCGAATATCAGTTTGCCATTCCGGAGTTTGATGCGCGTACCCGCCGTATCTTACTAGAGTGCGCACGTTTGAGCTGGGCCGAGATTAACCCCGATATTTTCGGTTCCATGTTTCAGGCAGTGATTGACCCTGAGCAGCGTGGCAGCTTAGGACAGCATTACACCAGTGTTAGCAATATCATGAAGGTCATACAGCCACTATTCTTATATGAGCTACGTGCAGAGCTAGACACGGTCATAGCGCTGAGTCATGACAATCGCCATAAGAACAATAAAGCCGAACGCTTAGATGCCTTACTTACCCGTATAAGCCAAATCAAAGTATTTGATCCAGCTTGCGGATCAGGCAACTTTTTGATCATTGCTTATAAAGAGCTGCGTAAACTAGAGATTGATGTATTAAAAGCACAACGCGACTTACTAGGCTCTAAGGACAATCTGCTGGGTCTAGGCTTTGATAGTGTGGTCAGCTTAGATAATCTGTACGGTATCGAGTATGACGACTTTGCCAGTCAAATTGCGCGTTTGTCACTATGGCTCGCTGAGCATCAGATGAATGTGCTATTCGAGCAAGAGTTTGGTGCATCTCAGCCAATGCTGCCACTCAAAGACAGTGGGCACATTGTTTATGGCAATAGCTTGCGTATCGATTGGAATGAAGTATGTCCAAATAATGGCAGTGATGAGATTTATATTATTGGTAATCCACCGTTCAAAGGACGGAAAAATCGTACAGAGGACCAAACAAGAGATATGGAAGTAACTTTTAAAGAATTTAAAAACTTTAAAAATCTTGATTATGTCACATCATGGTTTTGGAAAGGCGCACAGTATATTGCAGATTCAGATGCAAAACTCGCGCTCGTATCCACAAGTTCAGTTGTTCAAGGGATACAAGTTTCAATATTATTCCCTGATATTTTTGAATTAGGAATAAGTATCGATTTTGCTTATCAGTCATTCCCTTGGAAAAATAGCGCTAAAGATAATGCAGCTGTACACGTAGTTATAATTGGCCTATCACCAAAAACCAATAAAAATAAGAAAATATTTAAGCTTATAGGTACAAATTGGCATACAGAAAATACTGACAGTATTAACCCTTATTTGATGACTGGCAATCCTATAGCTGTTATCTCGCGAACATACCCATTTACTGATATTTCACAAGTTGTTGATGGGTCTAATTACACTAAGTCAGAACCTCTAATCATGGATACTGAGCAGAAGAACGAAATCTTGAACAAAGAGCCCGATTTAGAAAAATGGATTAGGCCTTTGCTTGGCTCTAAAGAATTTTTGCACGGCATTCAAAGGTGGTGCTTTTGGCTTGTTGATGCATTAGAGGACGACATTAGTAATTCTAAAATACTAAGCGATTTAGTAGAACAAGTTAAAATTGATAGACAAAATAGTAAAAAGAAAGATACTAGAGAAAAAGCAGTATTGATTCCTCACCTATTCCCTGAAATAAGACAACCTACGGATGGAAGTTATCTTCTAATTCCGAAAGTATCTTCGGAAAGGCGATTTTATATTCCAATAGGTTTTTTCGATAGCAATGTCATTGCTACAAACAAGGTGAGTATTATTCCTAATGGATCATTATATGATTTTGGATTAATAACTTCTAAAATGCATAATGAATGGATGCGGCTGGTAGCTGGTCGATTAGAAAGCCGTTATAACTACTCAGGAACCATCGTCTACAACACCTTTCCCTTCCCTGACGCCACAGACGAGCAGAAACAGCACATTGAAAGTCTTGCGGAAGAAATTCTACTCGCTAGAGCCAGTAATGCTGGCATGACATTAGCTGAGTTATACGATCCGGATAAGATGCCTGAGGACTTAAAACAAGCGCATAGCAACCTCGATGATGCGGTGGACAAGCTGTATCGCATGCAAGGATTTTCCAATACCGAAGAGCGCTTGGCGCATTTGCTGGCACGTTATGAGCAGCTTATCGAAGCGGAAAAGCAAAGTAAAATCAAAAAGAAGGCTAAGTAGCTCTTTATACGAGCCGCAGCCTAAAAAATAATGCCACACATCTTGTCTATAGTAGAGTAAACCATGTCTCAGCCCGTTAATATCTTAAATCAAACTTACGCCCGCACGGGTCAAAGCAAGACACATAATTCGATGGGTATGCGTGAAATGCAGGCACGTGCGTTCGAGAAGCGTAATAGCCAATATTTGCTTATCAAGTCGCCACCTGCCTCTGGTAAATCACGCGCCATGATGTTTTTGGCCTTAGACAAGCTTATCAACCAAGGGATAAAAAAGGTCATCATTGCCGTGCCAGAGATGAGTATTGGTAAATCCTTTAAATCAACAGCGCTTAGTGACTTTGGTTTCTTTGCCGATTGGGAGGTGGCTGATCGCTATAACTTATGTTTAAGTCTCGCTCAAAGTGATACTCGCAAAACTGCTATCTTCTCAGAGTTTATCACTTCAGACGTCAATGATAATTCTCTTCCCCAAGTCCTAGTCTGTACTCATCACAGTTTTAGATATGGCTTTGATAAGATTATCGAAGATGGCGGCAGTATTGAGCTATTTAACGATGTACTTATCGGTATTGATGAATTCCATCATGTATCAGCAGATGACTCTAACCGCTTGGGAGCCATACTCGATAGCATTATGACGCAGACTAGCGCGCATATTGTGGCAATGACGGGTTCTTATTTCCGTGGTGACTCAGTGCCTATCTTGTCAGATAGCGATGAAGAAAGGTTCGATAAGGTGACTTACACCTATTACGAACAGTTGAATGGTTATGAGCACCTAAAATCATTAGGACTCGGCTATCACTTTTATAAAAAGTCATTCTTTGATGCTTTAAACGAGTGCTTAGATACCAGTAAAAAGACCATCATTCACATTCCTAACGTCAATAGCTTAACCGCTGAGACAGACAAGTATGAGACTGTTGGTCGCATCATAGATATTATCGGTGAAAGTGAATCTCGTGATGAGAATACTGGTGTCATCACAGTACGAACACACGATGGCAGACGCTTACTACTCGCAGACCTAGTCACTGATGACGCCATAAGAGTGAATACACAGGCTTACTTAGCGGATATTACCTCTCGCGAGCAGATGGACATCATCGTAGCTCTTGGGATGGCAAAAGAAGGCTTTGACTGGGAATATTGTGAACACGTATTAACCATTGGTTATCGCGGTTCTCTGACCGAGGTAGTGCAGATTATTGGACGCTCAACACGCGATAGCGCAGGCAAACACCATGCCCAATTTACCAACCTAATCGCTGAACCAGAAGCGGATAAGTCTGAGGTGACAAGCTCTGTTAATGACTTACTAAAAGCCATTACCTTGTCGCTGCTTATGGAGCAAGTGCTTAAACCTAATATCAACTTTAAACGTCGTAGTGAGATAGACATATTAAGCACGTTAGACTTGCCGGCAGGTACCATTATTATTGATGATACTATCAATCCTCCCTCTGATCGGGTGATGAATATACTTAACCAAGACCGTGAAGAGATATTGGCTCAGCTATGCCAGAACGCAGATCATATTAAAAAGTATATCGCCGCCGAAACCAATAACGTCGAGACCGAGGCTGTATCGGATACCGTCATC
The sequence above is a segment of the Psychrobacter fulvigenes genome. Coding sequences within it:
- the zorA gene encoding anti-phage ZorAB system protein ZorA, which translates into the protein MDLNWLKIAQVSQEYYLFPTLILIFVSYVGVRFFFNYLRPARALNNKLSQVADELEAIDDQSGINKGLLDEKFSSHLSLRQAWSNYKKTFHDTYETVDGEDRVVHSHATVPSEAFFTESIVVDVPLKVEFYKHLPGMITGVGIIVTFAGLLIGLLAFDPAGSPDTVQDSLNLLLTGVAEAFMASGLAILVAMLITWREKSWLRQCYAQLQRLNTAIDNAFIPDDSGEEYLAKLLKSSQANEANARQLKDSLVNELKVMMTNLVDENKKNQTAFATHLSESYAQTSQSMATQIGESITDNLQGPLDKIASSVQQVSGDQGSAVQELMTDVLTAFMSKLETTFGSQMNGMSEMMTQSVTAMREMQSGFSQLITDMQVNSETSTKTLETQMTNMMESIHQKQNEMAAQMNDMVENLSTGSAKMSEQGLQAAEQLNSKMSELVSDLGASMSGLLANVAEQCIEQDRLISDNQQKLHEQSTTLIDNLGGEIKELIAHSQDAVQMHKENIQKLSKVTTDSITGMNEGAEKMRRASEQFTTAGSSLSTVTEKSSELIAQVNTTSINMTNASSNLIELVRDYKNSQNSVNLAIKTLEGLIQQSKSEAGMSSQMLNDMQGMTTALNQVKAEMQEYLTEVSDVLVKSFDSFGSSVESSLNQSLVSFDNTLDQAVKRLATGVEGLGNVVEDLEDLTQKVRL
- a CDS encoding class I SAM-dependent DNA methyltransferase, which produces MAFNQTQFFEDLEKLTTKVIVKNKKDDFIYDFLTLLDVSKSTITSLKKNDGRFNVAANPEAGEVANKHRIYFKPVDEDQDLAKALSKVMNSPIINQHKIRMVMVTDFNTVLINDTKYDETLDCDFTDLYKNYHFLLPLAGLERAREYSEHPADVQASEKMGRLFDHIRKLNEFNTADDLHALNIFLTRLLFCFYAEDTGIFKADQFYDVIDRTTNIDGSDVDSVLYELFEVLDLPEFSTERDAKPTHLSAFPYVNGSLFEYQFAIPEFDARTRRILLECARLSWAEINPDIFGSMFQAVIDPEQRGSLGQHYTSVSNIMKVIQPLFLYELRAELDTVIALSHDNRHKNNKAERLDALLTRISQIKVFDPACGSGNFLIIAYKELRKLEIDVLKAQRDLLGSKDNLLGLGFDSVVSLDNLYGIEYDDFASQIARLSLWLAEHQMNVLFEQEFGASQPMLPLKDSGHIVYGNSLRIDWNEVCPNNGSDEIYIIGNPPFKGRKNRTEDQTRDMEVTFKEFKNFKNLDYVTSWFWKGAQYIADSDAKLALVSTSSVVQGIQVSILFPDIFELGISIDFAYQSFPWKNSAKDNAAVHVVIIGLSPKTNKNKKIFKLIGTNWHTENTDSINPYLMTGNPIAVISRTYPFTDISQVVDGSNYTKSEPLIMDTEQKNEILNKEPDLEKWIRPLLGSKEFLHGIQRWCFWLVDALEDDISNSKILSDLVEQVKIDRQNSKKKDTREKAVLIPHLFPEIRQPTDGSYLLIPKVSSERRFYIPIGFFDSNVIATNKVSIIPNGSLYDFGLITSKMHNEWMRLVAGRLESRYNYSGTIVYNTFPFPDATDEQKQHIESLAEEILLARASNAGMTLAELYDPDKMPEDLKQAHSNLDDAVDKLYRMQGFSNTEERLAHLLARYEQLIEAEKQSKIKKKAK
- a CDS encoding DEAD/DEAH box helicase: MSQPVNILNQTYARTGQSKTHNSMGMREMQARAFEKRNSQYLLIKSPPASGKSRAMMFLALDKLINQGIKKVIIAVPEMSIGKSFKSTALSDFGFFADWEVADRYNLCLSLAQSDTRKTAIFSEFITSDVNDNSLPQVLVCTHHSFRYGFDKIIEDGGSIELFNDVLIGIDEFHHVSADDSNRLGAILDSIMTQTSAHIVAMTGSYFRGDSVPILSDSDEERFDKVTYTYYEQLNGYEHLKSLGLGYHFYKKSFFDALNECLDTSKKTIIHIPNVNSLTAETDKYETVGRIIDIIGESESRDENTGVITVRTHDGRRLLLADLVTDDAIRVNTQAYLADITSREQMDIIVALGMAKEGFDWEYCEHVLTIGYRGSLTEVVQIIGRSTRDSAGKHHAQFTNLIAEPEADKSEVTSSVNDLLKAITLSLLMEQVLKPNINFKRRSEIDILSTLDLPAGTIIIDDTINPPSDRVMNILNQDREEILAQLCQNADHIKKYIAAETNNVETEAVSDTVIPSIIRSKYPTLDANEVRQVQEGVMQYMAINRQGGVVEGKDIPEDAIIENERCFIKQGTEYVDIATLNAERKSQLNENDIIKERHLPANAKIYNPKTKSSSSNDSNPSNGFVKVGSKFVNVNNLPIDLVKSVNPFHDAYEVLSRTVDKEVLQTINDVVHASRSTVTEAEAVLMWPKIVAFIKNKGRQPNRNSEDAIERRMTEVISYVRNQKAKREANSHD